GGACCGCCGTGGCGCAGCAAGCATCGACCGTCGCCGTGCCGCACGGGCCGACCGCCGCGGCGCAGCAAGCATTGACCGTCGCCGTGCCGCCCGGGCCGACCGCCACCGGCTCCGCCACGACGGCCGGTTCGTCGGTCCAGGCGCCCCCGGCGGCCGAGCCCCGGGCCAACGGCACGGCCGTCCCCCTGCGCAGCCGGGAGGTGGTGGAGGGATTCCACCGCGCCCCCCACCGCTCCCTCTTCAAGGCCATGGGCTACACCGACGAGGAGCTGCGCCGCCCGCTGATCGGGGTGATGAACAGCCGCAACGAGATCATCCCCGGCCACGTGCACCTGGACAACATCGCCCGCGCCGTGTGCGACGGCATCCGCATGGCCGGCGGCACGCCGATCCAGTTCGGCGTCATCGGCGTCGACGACGGTATCGCCATGGGCCACCGCGGCATGCGCTTCTCCCTGCCCAGCCGCGAGCTCATCGCCGACTCCATCGAGACGGTCACCGAGGCCCATCAGCTGGACGGCCTGGTGCTGATCCCCAACTGCGACAAGATCACGCCGGGGATGCTGATGGCCGCGGCCCGCCTGAACCTGCCCACGGTGGTGGTCAGCGGCGGGCCGATGATGGCCGGCAACGTCTACGGCCGGGCCGTCAACCTGGCTACGGTCTTCGAGGGCGTGGGCGCCTTCCAGGCCGGCCGCATCACCGCCGAGGAGCTCTTCGAGCTGGAGGAGGCCGCCTGTCCCACCTGCGGCTCCTGCTCCGGCATGTTCACCGCCAACTCCATGAACTGCCTGACCGAGGCCATCGGCCTCGGGCTGCCCGGCAACGGCACCATCCCGGCCGTGGAAGCCGCCCGGCTGCGGCTGGCCAAGCAGGCCGGCATGCAGGTGATGGAGCTGGTGCGCCGCGGCATCCGGGCCCGGGACATCCTGACCGAGGCCGCCTTCCGCAACGCCCTGGCCGTCGACATGGCCCTGGGCTGCTCCACCAACACGGTGCTGCACCTGCTGGCCATCGCCCACGACGCCGGCCTGGCCGACGTGATCACCCTGGACCTGATCGACGAGATCAGCCGCTCCACGCCGCAGCTCTGCAAGCTGGCCCCGGCGGGCCCCCACCACATCCAGGACCTGCACCAGGCCGGCGGCATCCAGGCGGTGCTGGCGGAGCTCTTGCGGGGCGGGCACGTGGACGGCTCGGTGCTGACGGTCACCGGCCGGACCCTGGCAGAGAACGTGGCCGCCGCCCAGGGCCGGATCCAGCGGGCCCGCGCCTGGCGATCCGACGTGATCCGGACGCTGGAGGAGCCCTACAGCCCCGAGGGCGGCCTGGCCGTGCTGCGCGGCAACCTGGCCCCCGACGGGGCGGTGGTGAAGCAGGGGGCCGTTGACCCGGCCATGCTGCGGCACCGCGGCCCGGCCCGGGTCTTCGACAGCGAGGAGGACGCCGCCGACGCCATCCGCCAGGGCCGCATCCGCCCGGGGGACGTGGTGGTGATCCGCTACGAGGGGCCGCGGGGCGGGCCCGGCATGCGGGAGATGCTGGCCATCACCGCCGCCCTGGCCGGCATGGGCCTCGACCGCGAGGTGGCCCTGGTGACCGACGGCCGCTTCTCCGGCGCCACCCGGGGCGCCTCCATCGGCCACGTCTCGCCGGAGGCCGCCGCCGGCGGGCCCATCGCCCTGGTGGAGGACGGCGACGAGATCGAGATCGACATCCCGGGCCGCCGCCTGGAGCTGCGGGTTCCTCCGGACGAACTGGCCCGCCGCCGCGAGCGGTGGCAGCCGCGGCCCCCGCGGGAGGCGCGGGGTTACCTGGCCCGCTACGCCCGGGCGGTGACGTCGGCCAACACGGGTGCGGTGCTGATGGGTTGAACTGATGGGCTGACGGGAGCCTTGACGGAAGCCGCGTTGCAGCCGCGTTGCATCAGCGTGGGGCCTGCCTGGGCCCGATGGGCCCGTAGGGTGCGATCGCAAAGGGTCCGATAGGGTTCCGACATGGTCAGGGTTCCGACATGGTGCTGATCGGGTCGTGGTATGGTCCTGGCCCCGACGAGGCCGTGGTTTCGCAGGTGTCGTGGTTCGTTCAGGTTTCGGTGGTTCTTTCCGGTTAGGAGGGTTGCGCCGTGACTTCCTTCGGCGAACGGGTTGCCACCCGCCCCCCATCGACGGCCGCCGCGCGCGAGACTCCGCCCGGTTTCACCCCGGGCGCCGACGGGCGAGAGCCGTCGCCTGACGGTGAGCCGCTGCCCGACGGCCGGGCCGACGGACGGAGCCGGCACCCGGCGGTCCCCCCTGGCACCGCCTCCAAGGCCGGCGCGGAGCCTCACCCCGGAGCCCGGACCGAGGCTCGCGCCAAGACCGGGGCCGAGGCTCGCCCCGATAGGGGGGCAAAAAGGGGCCCCCAGGCCGGCACTGAGACTCGCCCCAAGACCGGCGCTGCGGTGGGCACCCAGACCCGCACCGAGGCTCGGCCCAAGACCGAGGTTGCGGTGGGCACCCAGACCGGCACCGAGGCTCGCCCCAAAACCGGAGCCGAGGCTCGCCGCGCCGTCGGGGCTGGAGGGGGCCCCCAGGCCGGCGTCGTGGCCAGCATCTCGGCCGGCGCGGGCCCTGCTCCCCGTACCCAGCGGGCGCCCATGACGGGCGCCGAAGCCGTGGTCCAGGTGCTGGTGGAACAGGGGGTCGAGGTGGTCTTCGGCATTCCCGGCGGCGCCGTGCTGCCCCTGTACGACGCCCTCTACGGGGCCCCGCTGCGCCACGTCCTGGCCCGCCACGAGCAGGGCGCCGCCCTGGCCGCCGACGGCTACGCCCGGGCCAGTGGCCGGGTCGGGGTGTGCATCGCGACCTCCGGCCCCGGAGCCACCAACCTGATCACGGGCCTGGCCACCTCCTACCTGGATTCGGTCCCCGTGGTGGCCATCACCGGCAACGTGGGGCGGGCGTTCCTCGGCACCGACGCCTTCCAGGAGGCGGACACCTTCGGCGTCAGCAT
The sequence above is drawn from the Thermaerobacter sp. FW80 genome and encodes:
- the ilvD gene encoding dihydroxy-acid dehydratase, which encodes MRSREVVEGFHRAPHRSLFKAMGYTDEELRRPLIGVMNSRNEIIPGHVHLDNIARAVCDGIRMAGGTPIQFGVIGVDDGIAMGHRGMRFSLPSRELIADSIETVTEAHQLDGLVLIPNCDKITPGMLMAAARLNLPTVVVSGGPMMAGNVYGRAVNLATVFEGVGAFQAGRITAEELFELEEAACPTCGSCSGMFTANSMNCLTEAIGLGLPGNGTIPAVEAARLRLAKQAGMQVMELVRRGIRARDILTEAAFRNALAVDMALGCSTNTVLHLLAIAHDAGLADVITLDLIDEISRSTPQLCKLAPAGPHHIQDLHQAGGIQAVLAELLRGGHVDGSVLTVTGRTLAENVAAAQGRIQRARAWRSDVIRTLEEPYSPEGGLAVLRGNLAPDGAVVKQGAVDPAMLRHRGPARVFDSEEDAADAIRQGRIRPGDVVVIRYEGPRGGPGMREMLAITAALAGMGLDREVALVTDGRFSGATRGASIGHVSPEAAAGGPIALVEDGDEIEIDIPGRRLELRVPPDELARRRERWQPRPPREARGYLARYARAVTSANTGAVLMG